From a single Carassius auratus strain Wakin chromosome 38, ASM336829v1, whole genome shotgun sequence genomic region:
- the LOC113056668 gene encoding MARCKS-related protein-like, which translates to MGAQLSKGEATVDEKAVADKANGQENGHVKTNGDASTKPDGEAVAADGNGTTEVAKEEAAKTEAGDGIEAAPATEGDATKSDGEAPKETKKKKKFSLKSSFKFKGISLKKNKKGSEEAAEPAAEPAAEPTATPTTEDKPEENGQAATETKEEEPAAAETNETPAPEAEAEPKAEAEPKEEAEEPKAEEPAQETEATPTEETTQSEETPAPVEETTPTTASDPDPEPAAE; encoded by the exons ATGGGTGCTCAGTTATCTAAAGGTGAAGCTACAGTGGACGAAAAAGCTGTGGCTGATAAAGCCAATGGTCAG GAAAATGGCCATGTGAAAACCAATGGTGACGCATCTACCAAGCCAGATGGAGAAGCTGTGGCAGCAGACGGAAATGGAACCACGGAGGTTGCCAAGGAGGAGGCTGCCAAGACGGAGGCGGGAGATGGCATCGAAGCCGCCCCTGCTACCGAAGGCGACGCCACCAAATCTGACGGCGAAGCTCCAAAGGaaaccaagaagaagaagaaattctCACTGAAGAGCTCCTTCAAATTCAAGGGCATTTCCCTGAAGAAGAACAAGAAGGGAAGCGAGGAGGCAGCGGAGCCCGCAGCTGAGCCAGCAGCTGAGCCCACAGCCACGCCCACCACCGAAGACAAACCCGAGGAGAACGGCCAGGCTGCTACAGAGACCAAAGAGGAGGAGCCTGCTGCGGCAGAAACCAATGAGACACCGGCACCTGAGGCGGAGGCGGAGCCAAAAGCAGAGGCGGAGCCCAAAGAAGAGGCTGAGGAGCCTAAAGCAGAAGAGCCCGCCCAGGAAACAGAAGCCACGCCCACAGAGGAGACCACACAATCTGAGGAGACCCCGGCTCCTGTTGAAGAGACCACGCCCACCACAGCCTCAGACCCGGACCCGGAGCCGGCTGCAGAGTGA